A window of the Brassica napus cultivar Da-Ae chromosome C5, Da-Ae, whole genome shotgun sequence genome harbors these coding sequences:
- the LOC106401004 gene encoding probable 2,3-bisphosphoglycerate-independent phosphoglycerate mutase 2: MGSSGDVNWKLEDHPKLPKGKTIGLIVLDGWGESEPDQYNCIHKAPTPAMDSLKNGRPDTWRLIKAHGTAVGLPSEDDMGNSEVGHNALGAGRIYAQGAKLVDLALESGKIYEDEGFKYISESFEKGTVHLIGLLSDGGVHSRLDQVQLLLKGFAERGAKRIRVHILTDGRDVLDGSSVGFVETLESELAELRSKGVDAQVASGGGRMYVTMDRYENDWTVVKRGWDAQVLGEAPHKFKNALEAVKKLRAEPKANDQYLPPFVIVDDSGKAVGPIVDGDAVVTFNFRADRMVMLAKALENEDFDKFDRVRFPKIRYAGMLQYDGELKLPSHYLVSPPLIDRTSGEYLAHNGVRTFACSETVKFGHVTFFWNGNRSGYFNEKLEKYVEIPSDSGISFNEQPKMKALEIAEKARDAILSGNFDQVRVNLPNGDMVGHTGDLDATVVACEAADVAVRMILDAIEKVGGIYVVTADHGNAEDMVKRDKAGKPALDKEGKLQILTSHTLKPVPIAIGGPGLSAGVRFRQDLDTPGLANVAATVMNLHGFVAPGDYEPSLIEVVDK; this comes from the exons ATGGGTAGCTCCGGCGACGTTAACTGGAAACTCGAGGACCACCCCAAGCTCCCAAAAGGAAAAACCATCGGACTGATCGTTCTCGACGGATGGGGCGAATCCGAGCCCGATCAATACAACTGCATCCACAAAGCTCCAACTCCCGCCATGGATTCCCTCAAAAAC GGACGTCCTGATACGTGGAGGCTGATCAAAGCTCACGGCACGGCCGTTGGTCTTCCCAGCGAAGACGATATGGGAAACAGCGAGGTTGGCCATAATGCTCTCGGAGCAGGGAGAATCTACGCTCAAGGTGCTAAGCTTGTTGATCTCGCGCTTGAGTCCGGGAAGATTTATGAAGATGAAGGATTTAAATACATTTCTGAGTCTTTTGAGAAGGGCACTGTGCATCTTATTGGGCTTTTAAGTGACGGTGGAGTTCACTCTCGGTTAGATCAAGTGCAG TTGCTGTTGAAGGGTTTCGCAGAACGTGGCGCTAAGAGAATCCGTGTTCATATTCTTACGGATGGTCGTGATGTTTTGGACGGCTCTAGTGTCGGCTTTGTGGAGACTCTTGAAAGTGAGCTCGCTGAGCTACGTTCCAAGGGTGTTGATGCTCAGGTTGCTTCTGGTGGAGGTCGTATGTATGTCACAATGGACCGTTATGAG AATGATTGGACTGTTGTGAAACGTGGGTGGGACGCTCAAGTCCTTGGAGAAGCTCCCCACAAATTCAAAAACGCTCTTGAAGCGGTTAAGAAGCTGAGGGCTGAACCTAAAGCCAATGACCAGTACTTGCCTCCGTTTGTCATTGTTGACGACAGTGGGAAGGCTGTTGGTCCGATCGTTGATGGTGACGCGGTTGTTACGTTCAACTTCCGTGCTGATCGAATGGTCATGCTTGCCAAGGCCCTCGAGAATGAAGATTTTGACAAGTTTGATCGCGTACGTTTCCCGAAGATTCGTTACGCAGGAATGCTCCAATATGATGGAGAGCTAAAGCTTCCTAGCCATTACCTTGTTTCTCCACCGTTGATTGACAGAACTTCTGGTGAATATCTTGCACATAATGGAGTCCGTACTTTTGCTTGCAG TGAAACTGTTAAGTTCGGCCATGTTACCTTCTTCTGGAATGGAAACCGCTCTGGATATTTCAACGAAAAGCTAGAGAAGTACGTTGAGATTCCGAGTGACAGCGGAATATCATTCAATGAACAGCCAAAGATGAAAGCGCTGGAAATTGCTGAGAAAGCTAGGGACGCTATCCTTAGTGGCAACTTTGACCAG GTGCGTGTTAACCTGCCGAATGGAGACATGGTGGGTCATACCGGCGATCTTGACGCTACTGTTGTTGCATGCGAGGCTGCTGATGTTGCTGTTAGG ATGATTCTTGATGCCATTGAGAAGGTGGGAGGGATATATGTTGTGACAGCAGATCACGGAAATGCTGAGGACATGGTTAAAAGGGACAAAGCTGGCAAGCCGGCTCTTGACAAGGAAGGAAAGCTTCAGATTCTCACCTCTCACACCCTGAAACCA GTGCCAATTGCCATAGGAGGTCCTGGTTTGTCAGCAGGAGTTAGGTTCAGACAGGACTTGGACACACCAGGGCTTGCGAATGTAGCTGCAACGGTGATGAACCTCCATGGATTTGTGGCTCCTGGCGATTATGAGCCGAGTCTGATTGAAGTAGTCGACAAGTAA
- the LOC106397559 gene encoding glycosyltransferase-like KOBITO 1: MKSMLNHRAPLISSSSSSSPTNSFITRLLLLLTLLPVSLACLAFILQWRGGGLADPASASVISSTSVPGGGNSDLNHEVFPGMETVSSVSPKAHQSSSSDCSNLARSSSPSFPYYGDWNFGVDSNLKPKICITTSTSAGLDQILPWMFYHKVLGVSTFFLFVEGKAATPTISKVLESIPGVKVIYRTKDLEEKQAKSRIWNETWLSSFFYKPCNYELFVKQSLNMEMAIVMAREAGMDWILHLDTDELIYPAGAREHSLRRLLLDVPPNVDMVIFPNYESSVERDDIKDPFTEVSMFKKNYDHLPKDTYFGMYKEATRNNPNYFLTYGNGKSVARVQDHLRPNGAHRWHNYMKTPNEIKLEEAAVLHYTYAKFSDLTSRRDRCGCKPTKEDVKRCFMLDFDRSAFIIASTATEEEMLSWYREHVVWGDKEVKTKLLRKGILTRIYSPMVVIQALKESGVFSAVVSSASSTNLSKKNFLASMHKSNSSRSESLTSKDKESQGISARRHLLGAESAVPPLSPPGMEHAGLVTED; encoded by the exons ATGAAATCGATGCTCAACCACAGAGCTCCActaatctcttcttcttcatcttcctctcctACTAACTCTTTCATCACCAGGCTTCTTCTTCTACTGACTCTACTCCCAGTCTCCCTCGCCTGCCTCGCCTTCATCCTCCAATGGCGAGGCGGCGGCCTCGCCGATCCCGCCTCCGCTTCCGTCATCTCCTCAACCTCAGTCCCCGGCGGAGGAAACTCCGATCTCAACCACGAGGTGTTCCCCGGAATGGAGACTGTCTCATCAGTCTCCCCGAAAGCTCACCAATCTTCATCATCGGACTGCTCGAATCTAGCTCGAAGCTCTTCCCCTTCGTTTCCTTACTACGGTGATTGGAACTTCGGTGTTGATTCCAATCTAAAGCCTAAG ATATGTATCACGACTAGCACATCAGCTGGATTGGATCAGATTCTACCGTGGATGTTCTACCACAAGGTTCTTGGCGTCTCcacgttttttctttttgtagaaGGGAAAGCTGCTACGCCCACCATTTCTAAAGTCCTCGAGTCTATTCCT GGGGTTAAGGTGATATACAGGACAAAAGATCTAGAGGAGAAGCAGGCAAAGAG CCGGATTTGGAATGAGACGTGGCTGTCTTCTTTCTTTTACAAGCCCTGCAATTATGAGTTGTTTGTCAAGCAAtctctcaacatggaaatggctaTTGTCATGGCAAGG GAGGCGGGCATGGATTGGATACTTCACCTTGACACAGATGAGCTAATATACCCAGCAGGCGCTCGTGAGCACTCACTGAGACGCTTGCTTCTTGATGTTCCTCCAAATGTTGATATGGTTATATTCCCAAATTAT gaAAGCAGCGTGGAACGTGATGATATCAAGGATCCTTTTACAGAG GTGTCAATGTTTAAGAAGAACTATGACCATCTCCCAAAAGATACGTATTTTGGAATGTACAAAGAAGCAACAAGAAACAATCCAAACTACTTCTTGACTTATGGTAACGGCAAATCAGTTGCTCGGGTTCAAGACCACCTCCGACCAAATGGAGCACACAGATGGCATAACTACATGAAGACTCCCAA TGAGATCAAATTGGAGGAAGCTGCTGTCTTACACTACACATATGCGAAGTTTTCTGACTTAACATCTAGACGTGATCGATGTGGCTGCAAGCCTACAAAAGAAGACGTGAAAAGATGCTTTATGTTGGATTTTGATAGATCT GCATTTATAATCGCGTCGACAGCAACTGAAGAAGAGATGTTAAGTTG GTACCGTGAACACGTTGTTTGGGGAGACAAAGAGGTGAAGACGAAACTACTTAGGAAGGGTATCCTGACTCGCATTTATTCACCAATG GTTGTTATACAGGCATTGAAAGAGTCTGGTGTTTTCAGCGCAGTTGTGTCATCAGCttcttcaacaaatctttcaaAGAAAAATTTCTTAGCATCAATGCACAAAAGCAACTCATCAAGATCTGAGTCCCTTACTTCAAAGGACAAGGAGTCTCAGGGTATCTCTGCAAGGCGGCACCTTCTTGGAGCTGAATCAGCGGTTCCTCCTTTATCGCCTCCTGGGATGGAACACGCTGGACTTGTCACAGAGGATTAA